Proteins found in one Fundidesulfovibrio terrae genomic segment:
- a CDS encoding glycosyltransferase, with product MRPIKTVLLLQDLELGGTQRHALELARRLDPSRFETEIWTLMGGGDFLPRARQYGLAVRQLSLARAVGPGGLWGLWRGLSRFRPQVLMALTVVPNIWGRVLGRLSRVPVVVANCRGGDDLWRQHEALLKHLAHFHICNARALKQALMTRYRLPEGRIEVIPTGVDTEYFAPVAGTPVAPRTCVILCLARLAPIKDHETLIRAFEIVHREHPHARLRLVGDGELRERLAARLCASPAREAMELLPGVPDPRPHFAAADVVALSSENEGMPNVLLEAMAMGLPCVGTAVGGVPEVIRSGRTGFVVSKKEPEALAQALGELVANEELRRCFGEAGRRIAQAEHSLTSVAGRHADILERLVERKK from the coding sequence ATGCGTCCTATCAAGACCGTCCTGCTGCTGCAGGACCTCGAACTCGGCGGCACCCAGCGCCACGCCCTGGAACTGGCCCGGCGCCTGGACCCCTCCCGCTTCGAAACGGAAATCTGGACCCTCATGGGCGGCGGGGATTTCCTGCCCAGGGCCCGGCAGTACGGGCTGGCCGTACGCCAGCTCTCGCTCGCCCGCGCCGTCGGACCGGGAGGCTTGTGGGGCCTGTGGCGCGGTCTTTCGCGCTTTCGGCCCCAGGTCCTCATGGCGCTCACCGTGGTGCCCAATATCTGGGGCCGGGTGCTCGGCCGTCTGTCCCGCGTGCCCGTCGTCGTGGCCAACTGCCGGGGCGGGGACGACCTGTGGCGGCAGCACGAGGCCCTGCTGAAGCACCTGGCCCACTTCCACATCTGCAACGCGCGGGCCTTGAAGCAGGCCCTGATGACGCGCTACCGGCTGCCGGAAGGGCGCATCGAGGTGATCCCCACCGGCGTGGACACCGAATATTTCGCTCCGGTGGCCGGAACACCCGTCGCTCCCCGGACCTGCGTGATCCTGTGCCTGGCGCGCCTGGCCCCCATCAAGGACCACGAGACCCTCATCCGGGCCTTCGAAATCGTTCACCGCGAGCATCCCCACGCCCGCCTGCGGCTGGTGGGCGACGGCGAACTGCGCGAGCGCCTGGCCGCGCGCCTGTGCGCGAGCCCTGCCCGCGAGGCCATGGAGCTTCTGCCTGGAGTGCCGGACCCCAGGCCGCATTTCGCCGCCGCCGACGTGGTGGCGCTCAGCTCGGAAAACGAAGGCATGCCCAACGTGCTCCTGGAGGCCATGGCCATGGGGCTGCCCTGCGTGGGAACGGCGGTGGGCGGAGTGCCCGAGGTGATCCGTAGCGGCCGCACCGGTTTCGTCGTATCCAAGAAGGAGCCGGAAGCCTTGGCCCAGGCGCTGGGCGAGCTGGTCGCCAACGAGGAGCTGCGCAGGTGCTTCGGCGAGGCCGGACGCAGGATCGCGCAGGCCGAGCACTCGCTTACGAGCGTCGCGGGGCGGCATGCGGATATTCTGGAGAGGCTGGTGGAGAGGAAGAAGTAG
- a CDS encoding lipopolysaccharide biosynthesis protein — protein MSSQHSIIRKFLHLATAQWVRDGLHTALIVTLARASAATYGEFVLAFSLAQFILFLGEFGLNQPMVMALSRKWGDKGQVLAQYGLIKIALLGAGMIGVTAFCLIQGYSNGLLWMSLGICAGCGLEPLAGSFFVALRVQHRQDQEAYVRSASAMLGYGYALTALYLGWPAWSFGLFKVVENLCNLCGSAWLCMRWDEVSGLSLGRRGVARAWRTAVGGLVFVAMALAAIGYNKANVFFLQRHGGSEAVGAYGTAWELVDGVSNLAASLLLSGVIYPLLVKLWRTDKQAFAALARNCARTLTAASLPVMAVLAMECDRLLPLIFGQAYAPSAWVVAWLAPSILIAFLHNLAAYMMLAFMRERLLLAIYTGGLLAGLALCWMLIPGSPLWGSAVAIVATKALVGACTVGYCQRRVGFMDAGQLALAGACAALAAGLWWGVSRIGPREAAEACALAPLLWLLWRWRPRKAAPAPK, from the coding sequence ATGAGCTCCCAGCACTCAATCATCCGCAAATTCCTGCACCTGGCCACGGCCCAGTGGGTGCGCGACGGGCTGCACACGGCGCTCATCGTCACCCTGGCGCGGGCCAGCGCCGCAACCTACGGCGAATTCGTGCTGGCCTTTTCCCTGGCCCAGTTCATCCTGTTCCTGGGCGAATTCGGCCTGAACCAGCCCATGGTCATGGCTCTGAGCCGCAAATGGGGCGACAAGGGGCAGGTGCTGGCCCAGTACGGGCTCATCAAAATCGCGTTGCTCGGAGCCGGGATGATCGGGGTGACGGCGTTCTGCCTCATCCAGGGCTATTCGAACGGACTTTTGTGGATGTCGCTGGGCATCTGCGCCGGGTGCGGGCTGGAGCCCCTGGCAGGATCGTTCTTTGTGGCCCTTCGGGTGCAGCACAGGCAGGACCAGGAAGCGTACGTACGCTCGGCCTCGGCCATGCTGGGGTACGGCTACGCCCTGACCGCGCTGTACCTGGGCTGGCCCGCCTGGAGCTTCGGCCTGTTCAAGGTGGTGGAGAACCTGTGCAACCTGTGCGGCTCGGCCTGGCTGTGCATGCGCTGGGACGAGGTCTCGGGGCTGTCGCTCGGGCGCCGGGGTGTAGCCCGGGCCTGGCGCACCGCCGTCGGGGGGCTCGTGTTCGTGGCCATGGCCCTGGCGGCCATCGGCTACAACAAGGCCAATGTGTTCTTTCTGCAGCGCCACGGCGGTTCCGAGGCCGTGGGGGCCTACGGCACGGCCTGGGAACTGGTGGACGGGGTGTCCAACCTGGCGGCCTCGCTCCTGCTCTCGGGGGTAATCTATCCGCTGCTGGTGAAGCTGTGGCGCACCGACAAACAGGCGTTCGCGGCCCTGGCCCGCAACTGCGCCCGGACGCTCACGGCAGCGAGCCTGCCGGTGATGGCCGTGCTGGCCATGGAGTGCGACCGGCTGCTTCCGCTCATCTTCGGGCAGGCCTATGCGCCGAGCGCCTGGGTGGTGGCCTGGCTCGCGCCCTCCATCCTCATCGCCTTCCTGCACAACCTGGCGGCGTACATGATGCTGGCCTTCATGCGCGAGCGCCTGCTGCTGGCCATCTACACCGGTGGCCTGCTGGCCGGGCTGGCCCTGTGCTGGATGCTCATCCCGGGTTCGCCGTTGTGGGGCTCGGCCGTGGCCATCGTGGCCACCAAAGCCCTGGTGGGGGCGTGCACGGTGGGCTACTGCCAGCGGCGCGTGGGCTTCATGGACGCGGGCCAACTGGCCTTGGCAGGGGCTTGCGCCGCCCTGGCCGCCGGGCTGTGGTGGGGAGTCTCCCGCATCGGCCCGCGCGAAGCGGCCGAAGCCTGCGCCCTGGCCCCTCTTCTGTGGCTTTTGTGGCGCTGGCGTCCCCGCAAGGCCGCGCCTGCACCCAAATAG
- a CDS encoding putative sulfate exporter family transporter, giving the protein MAQKNWLTEDKLALILGMILFGLGAFNFAGVDLLGWSLKTNVWTDASKIFSPASGVFKISGWMSLLYMYLFVTGFLAVGVTMLGGDTLKFIKGFTVVFLVCYGCFALGNHAVIAATPNELAKYKLTWSMGLTGEAGFIIALVAGIIVGNFFPGVADSLKEALRPEMYVKIAIVILGAELGVKAVDALGLASSVIFRGLCAIVEAYLIYWALVYFVARKYFKFSREWAAPLASGISICGVSAAIATGGAIRARPVVPIMVSSLVVVFTCVEMLILPFVAQWGLSTEPLVAGAWMGLAVKSDGGAIASGAIADALIRAHALATEGIKYQEGWVTMTATTVKIFIDVFIGVWSFVLAWVWCAKIECKEGRAMKFSDILDRFPRFVLGYVITFLIMLVLCAKGPDLLKVGKGLIGETSTFRVLFFILTFFTIGVVSNFRKLWEEGIGRLAMVYVVCLFGFIIWIGLFISWLFFHGVKPPLA; this is encoded by the coding sequence ATGGCTCAAAAAAACTGGCTGACGGAAGACAAGCTTGCCCTGATCCTGGGCATGATCCTCTTCGGGCTCGGCGCGTTCAACTTCGCCGGGGTCGATCTCTTGGGCTGGAGCCTGAAAACCAACGTGTGGACGGACGCGTCGAAAATATTCTCCCCCGCGTCCGGAGTCTTCAAGATCAGCGGCTGGATGTCGCTGCTGTACATGTACCTGTTCGTGACCGGCTTCCTGGCCGTGGGCGTGACCATGCTGGGCGGAGACACCCTGAAGTTCATCAAGGGCTTCACTGTGGTGTTCCTGGTCTGCTACGGCTGCTTCGCGCTGGGCAACCACGCCGTCATCGCCGCCACTCCCAACGAGCTGGCCAAGTACAAGCTGACATGGTCCATGGGCCTGACCGGCGAGGCGGGATTCATCATCGCCCTGGTGGCGGGCATCATCGTGGGCAACTTCTTCCCCGGCGTGGCCGACTCCCTCAAGGAGGCCCTGCGGCCGGAAATGTACGTGAAGATCGCCATCGTCATCCTGGGCGCGGAACTGGGCGTGAAGGCCGTGGACGCCCTGGGCCTGGCCTCCTCGGTGATTTTCCGGGGCCTGTGCGCCATCGTTGAAGCCTATCTGATCTACTGGGCCCTGGTGTATTTCGTGGCCCGCAAATACTTCAAGTTCTCCCGCGAATGGGCCGCGCCCCTGGCGTCGGGCATCTCCATCTGCGGCGTGTCCGCCGCCATCGCCACCGGCGGGGCCATCCGCGCCCGTCCCGTGGTGCCCATCATGGTTTCCTCGCTGGTGGTCGTGTTCACCTGCGTCGAGATGCTCATCCTGCCTTTCGTGGCCCAGTGGGGCCTTTCCACCGAACCCCTGGTGGCCGGCGCCTGGATGGGCCTGGCCGTGAAGAGCGACGGCGGCGCCATCGCCTCCGGCGCCATCGCCGATGCCCTCATCCGCGCCCACGCTCTGGCCACGGAAGGCATCAAGTACCAGGAAGGCTGGGTCACCATGACCGCCACCACGGTGAAGATTTTCATCGACGTGTTCATCGGTGTGTGGTCCTTCGTGCTGGCCTGGGTCTGGTGCGCCAAGATCGAATGCAAGGAAGGCCGGGCCATGAAGTTCTCCGACATCCTGGACCGCTTCCCTCGCTTCGTGCTGGGCTACGTCATCACCTTCCTGATCATGCTGGTGCTGTGCGCCAAGGGGCCGGACCTGCTCAAGGTGGGCAAGGGCCTCATCGGCGAGACCAGTACCTTCCGGGTGCTGTTCTTCATCCTGACCTTCTTCACCATCGGCGTGGTGTCCAACTTCCGCAAGCTCTGGGAAGAGGGCATCGGCAGGCTGGCCATGGTGTACGTGGTCTGCCTCTTCGGCTTCATCATCTGGATCGGCCTGTTCATCTCCTGGCTGTTCTTCCATGGCGTGAAGCCGCCTCTGGCGTAA
- a CDS encoding histidine kinase dimerization/phospho-acceptor domain-containing protein, producing the protein MQPRPYFTRLLAISLALLFGAAVFIFYETSFNAQAVQLKEFEEREANTLRVVEWLLASKAPYSGAESLRGQIGELSKRFGIRITYIEDGKVLAESDLPPAEADKMEDHSTRPEVVEAVKTGFGQSNRYSNTLQTEMLYVATSMKGTAGLPDGVLRIAVPFSAVQKSLSESRSRFLAVVAAMVLCSVVLVVFLVRRTQAMLRSFGQVVGDLGREAAPDKIRVYPGTEFKPLVDSINVLAKQARKSMRHLHETRCQYEAVLGKMTDAVAVLDQDGVILAHNAALESLLDNPALPPVGRNVLEAGLGLAVHNAVREAYGQDSSGPRRFVTTLLGGKIADVDLVPYATAKGKPRLILVLHDITAMKNAELILREFVINASHQLRTPLTSIQGYAATLLESPPEDMEQAQGMLSTILRKSQDMSAVVTELLDTAAPQAESARRQS; encoded by the coding sequence ATGCAACCCCGTCCTTATTTCACACGCCTGCTCGCCATATCCCTCGCGCTTCTTTTCGGCGCGGCGGTGTTCATCTTCTACGAGACCAGCTTCAACGCCCAGGCCGTGCAGCTGAAGGAATTCGAGGAGCGCGAGGCCAACACCCTGCGCGTGGTGGAATGGCTGCTGGCCTCCAAGGCCCCCTATTCCGGGGCGGAGTCGCTGCGCGGCCAGATCGGCGAACTCTCCAAGCGTTTCGGCATCCGCATCACCTACATCGAGGACGGCAAGGTGCTGGCCGAATCCGACCTGCCTCCCGCCGAGGCGGACAAGATGGAAGACCACTCCACCAGGCCCGAGGTGGTGGAGGCCGTGAAGACCGGATTCGGGCAATCCAACCGTTACAGCAACACGCTCCAGACCGAGATGCTCTACGTGGCCACCAGCATGAAGGGCACCGCCGGACTGCCCGACGGCGTGCTGCGCATCGCCGTGCCGTTCTCCGCCGTGCAGAAGTCGCTCTCGGAGTCGCGCTCGCGCTTCCTGGCCGTGGTGGCCGCCATGGTGCTGTGTTCGGTGGTCCTGGTGGTGTTTTTGGTGCGGCGCACCCAGGCCATGCTGCGCTCCTTCGGCCAGGTGGTGGGAGACCTGGGGCGCGAAGCGGCCCCGGACAAGATTCGCGTCTATCCCGGAACGGAGTTCAAGCCCCTGGTGGATTCCATCAACGTGCTGGCCAAGCAGGCCCGCAAGAGCATGCGCCACCTGCACGAAACCCGCTGCCAGTACGAGGCCGTGCTCGGCAAGATGACCGACGCCGTGGCCGTGCTGGACCAGGACGGGGTCATCCTGGCCCACAACGCCGCCCTGGAGTCGCTTCTGGACAACCCAGCCCTGCCCCCGGTCGGGCGGAACGTCCTAGAGGCCGGGCTTGGGCTCGCGGTGCACAACGCCGTGCGCGAAGCTTACGGCCAGGATTCCTCCGGCCCACGCCGCTTCGTGACCACCCTGCTCGGCGGAAAGATCGCCGACGTGGACCTGGTCCCCTACGCCACGGCCAAGGGCAAGCCCCGCCTGATCCTGGTGCTGCACGACATCACCGCCATGAAGAACGCGGAGCTCATCCTGCGCGAGTTCGTCATCAACGCCTCGCACCAGCTGCGCACCCCGCTCACCAGCATCCAAGGCTACGCCGCCACCTTGCTGGAATCGCCTCCCGAGGACATGGAGCAGGCCCAGGGCATGCTCTCGACCATTCTCAGAAAAAGCCAGGACATGAGCGCCGTGGTCACGGAGCTCCTGGACACTGCCGCGCCCCAGGCCGAAAGCGCACGCCGGCAGTCATAA
- a CDS encoding DUF47 domain-containing protein, with translation MGFSLFPKDVKFFDLFKDQNRKLLKAVTILDEIFHSFEDVEDRCTRINIIEAEANTISRRISTELSSTFITPIDREDIHQINITQEALINIVKATATRIGLLDCGEVLYPSRRLVRSLKIMIEEAGHLLGKLSQNKPAKEHIEIIKAHKYECEMLLLVGLGELYETKDQKKDDAASIIHIVKWNHIYGRIEQAVERAERLSDVLEGVLLKHA, from the coding sequence ATGGGATTTTCCCTCTTCCCGAAGGACGTCAAGTTCTTCGACCTCTTCAAGGACCAGAACCGGAAACTGCTCAAGGCCGTGACCATCCTGGACGAGATATTCCACAGCTTCGAGGATGTCGAAGACCGCTGCACGCGCATCAACATCATCGAGGCCGAAGCCAACACCATCTCGCGGCGCATCTCCACGGAGTTGTCCTCTACCTTCATCACTCCCATCGACCGTGAGGACATCCACCAGATCAACATCACCCAGGAAGCCCTGATCAACATCGTCAAGGCCACGGCCACGCGCATCGGGCTCCTGGACTGCGGCGAGGTCCTCTACCCCTCGCGCAGGCTGGTGCGTTCGCTCAAGATCATGATCGAGGAGGCCGGGCACCTCCTGGGCAAGCTCTCCCAGAACAAGCCCGCCAAGGAACACATCGAGATCATCAAGGCCCACAAGTACGAGTGCGAGATGCTCCTGCTGGTGGGGCTCGGCGAGCTCTACGAAACAAAGGACCAGAAGAAGGACGACGCGGCCTCCATCATCCACATCGTCAAGTGGAACCACATCTACGGCCGTATCGAGCAGGCCGTGGAACGCGCCGAACGCTTAAGCGACGTGCTCGAAGGGGTCCTGCTTAAACATGCCTGA
- a CDS encoding inorganic phosphate transporter, with translation MPEIPLLLIVIVVVALVFDFTNGAHDSANAIATVVSTKVLSPRTAVLMAAALDLFGAFLGTEVAQTVGSGIVGPDVVAGCKILVLAALFGAICWNVLTWYLGIPSSSSHALIGGLVGATIAYKGWDAPSYASIIKKVVVPLLASPVAGFLMGYFLMVLLSWLFVKAHPRTVNTAFKKLQILSSAVMATSHGLNDAQKTMGVITLALVIFKIQPDVSIPVWVKIACATAMALGTASGGWKIVKTMGHKIFKLEPVHGFAAETAAAAVIMSASAMGAPISTTHTISTTVIGVGASKRFSAVRWGVAGNLVIAWVLTIPASACVGALCFWALELMGLGG, from the coding sequence ATGCCTGAGATACCTCTTCTCCTCATTGTGATCGTGGTCGTCGCCCTGGTGTTCGATTTCACCAACGGCGCCCACGACTCGGCCAACGCCATCGCCACGGTCGTGTCCACCAAGGTGCTCTCCCCCAGGACGGCCGTGCTCATGGCTGCCGCGCTGGACCTGTTCGGGGCCTTCCTGGGCACCGAAGTGGCCCAGACCGTGGGCAGCGGCATCGTGGGGCCGGACGTTGTCGCAGGCTGCAAGATCCTGGTCCTGGCGGCCCTGTTCGGGGCCATCTGCTGGAACGTCCTCACCTGGTATCTGGGAATACCGTCCTCCTCTTCCCACGCCCTGATCGGGGGCCTGGTCGGCGCGACCATCGCCTACAAGGGCTGGGACGCCCCGAGCTATGCCTCCATCATCAAGAAGGTCGTCGTGCCGCTCTTGGCGTCGCCAGTGGCCGGTTTCCTGATGGGGTATTTTCTCATGGTCCTGCTGTCCTGGCTGTTCGTGAAGGCTCATCCCAGGACAGTCAACACCGCCTTCAAGAAGCTCCAGATCCTCTCCTCGGCCGTCATGGCCACCAGCCATGGCCTCAATGACGCCCAGAAGACCATGGGCGTCATCACCCTGGCCCTGGTCATATTCAAGATCCAGCCCGACGTGAGCATCCCCGTCTGGGTCAAGATCGCGTGCGCCACGGCCATGGCGCTCGGCACCGCGAGCGGTGGCTGGAAGATCGTGAAGACCATGGGCCACAAGATATTCAAGCTCGAACCCGTGCACGGCTTCGCCGCCGAAACCGCCGCTGCGGCGGTCATCATGAGCGCCTCGGCCATGGGCGCGCCCATCAGCACCACCCACACCATCTCCACCACGGTCATCGGCGTGGGAGCCTCCAAGCGCTTCTCGGCCGTGCGCTGGGGGGTGGCGGGCAACCTCGTGATCGCCTGGGTGTTGACGATTCCGGCTTCGGCGTGCGTGGGGGCGCTTTGCTTCTGGGCGCTGGAACTGATGGGGCTGGGCGGGTAG
- a CDS encoding MarR family winged helix-turn-helix transcriptional regulator, producing the protein MKLKPCSAVPREGIEGFFVTLKEVSRAFRSRIDERLRRHGLSKAMWNVVGTLLCSGGPISQRELADALFVEGPSLVRLLDRLEGMGWVKRDAVPGDRRVKHVSLTDKAEPFLDELVQAAQSVEREIARGIPEGDVRLAHTVLLAMRDNLLAAG; encoded by the coding sequence ATGAAGCTCAAGCCGTGCTCGGCCGTGCCGAGGGAGGGCATCGAGGGGTTCTTTGTCACGCTGAAGGAAGTGAGCCGGGCGTTCCGGTCCAGGATCGACGAGCGGCTGCGTCGCCACGGGCTCTCCAAGGCCATGTGGAACGTGGTTGGCACGCTTCTGTGCAGTGGAGGCCCGATCTCCCAGCGGGAGCTTGCCGACGCGCTCTTCGTGGAGGGCCCCTCGCTGGTGAGGCTCCTGGACCGGCTGGAGGGCATGGGCTGGGTGAAGCGGGACGCCGTGCCCGGCGACCGGCGGGTGAAGCACGTGAGCCTCACGGACAAGGCCGAGCCCTTCCTGGACGAACTGGTGCAGGCGGCGCAGAGCGTGGAGCGCGAGATCGCCCGGGGCATCCCCGAGGGCGACGTGCGCCTGGCCCACACCGTGCTGCTGGCCATGCGCGACAATCTGCTGGCTGCCGGATAG
- a CDS encoding efflux RND transporter permease subunit: MLSRFFLSRPIFSTVISLVIVMAGLVAMNALPIAQYPNIIPPEVQVQAYYPGASPEVIAQTVAAPLEQQINGVDRMLYMRSTSAGDGSISISVVFAVGTDPDQATINVNNRVQSGLTSLPEEVRRQGVTVSKKSSNFLQVLTMDSPDGRYDTVFISNYALVNVLDELRRLPGVGDAVIFGSQDYSMRVWLRPDKLAQLKLTPGDVAQAINQQNAQYAAGRIGQEPTAQRVDINYMVTTKGRLTTPEEFGNIILRSEADGSSLRLKDVARVELGAKDYNFSGKHNGKPTVPMGVFLAPGANALQTSDAVKAKMAELSARFPAGITHSVVYDTTEFVRVSIHEVVKTLGEAMLLVFLVVYLFLQNFRATLIPFLAVPVSIVGAFAGMYALGFSINTLTLFGMVLAIGIVVDDAIVVLENVERIMRSEGLRAPLATARAMEEVTGPIIAIVLVLCSVFVPVAFMGGLTGELYKQFAITIAVSVVISGIVALTLTPALCSLLLPDLHHAPRGFFRTFNAGFEKFTDGYVGGVRFLLGRPVLAVALFAGLCAVSWGLFKLVPGAMLPDEDQGFVIAATILPDGASLVRSREICAVLDDMTSKDPTVAETATFAGYDALTGANRSNYGTSFITLKPWEQRHAPGQSSFDLVKRIFGLGMGIPSGMVLAFNPPPITGMSTTGGFEAYIQSRGEGDSKALAAMTEKVIAAAGKRPELARVSTTFGANVPQLHVELDRDKALAQGVAVGSVFEVMQATFGAYYVNDFNKYGRTFRVTLQSEADFRDRPEALRDVFVRTAKGEMIPLPSLVNVSQSSGPEVMERFNVFPAAKLMGSPAPGFSSGQAMAAMEAVAKEVLPAEYSLAWSGSSYQEKAASGSSALVFLLGIIMVFLILAAQYERWTLPLAVVLAVPFAVFGAILATWARGLSNDIYFQVALVTLIGLAAKNAILIVEFAVLSYKQGRTLAEAAMEAARLRFRPIIMTSLAFVLGCVPLALSSGAGANSRHAIGTGVIGGMLGATFLAPLFIPVFFKLIMSLGNIGRKWRKGDES; encoded by the coding sequence ATGCTGTCGCGTTTTTTCCTGAGCCGCCCCATCTTCTCCACGGTCATTTCGCTGGTCATCGTCATGGCGGGCCTCGTGGCCATGAACGCCCTGCCCATCGCCCAGTACCCCAACATCATCCCGCCCGAGGTGCAGGTCCAGGCGTACTATCCGGGGGCGAGCCCCGAGGTGATCGCCCAGACCGTGGCCGCGCCGCTTGAGCAGCAGATCAACGGCGTGGACAGGATGCTCTACATGCGCTCAACCAGCGCGGGCGACGGGTCCATCAGCATCTCGGTGGTCTTCGCCGTGGGCACCGATCCTGACCAGGCCACCATCAACGTCAACAACCGGGTGCAGTCGGGGCTTACCTCGCTGCCCGAGGAGGTCCGCAGGCAGGGCGTCACGGTGAGCAAGAAGTCCTCGAACTTCCTGCAGGTCCTGACCATGGACTCCCCTGACGGCCGCTACGACACGGTGTTCATCAGCAACTACGCCCTGGTGAACGTGCTTGACGAGCTCAGGCGCCTGCCGGGCGTGGGCGACGCCGTGATCTTCGGCAGCCAGGACTATTCCATGCGCGTGTGGCTGCGCCCGGACAAGCTGGCGCAGCTCAAGCTCACGCCGGGCGACGTGGCCCAGGCCATCAACCAGCAAAACGCCCAGTACGCGGCCGGACGCATCGGCCAGGAGCCCACGGCCCAGCGCGTGGACATCAACTACATGGTCACCACCAAGGGTCGCCTCACCACGCCCGAGGAGTTCGGGAACATCATCCTGCGCTCCGAGGCGGACGGCTCGTCGCTTCGCCTGAAGGACGTGGCTCGGGTGGAGCTCGGCGCGAAAGACTACAACTTCTCTGGCAAGCACAACGGCAAGCCCACCGTGCCCATGGGCGTGTTCCTGGCTCCCGGGGCCAACGCCCTGCAGACCTCGGACGCGGTCAAGGCCAAGATGGCCGAGCTCTCGGCGCGCTTCCCGGCTGGCATCACCCACTCGGTGGTGTACGACACTACGGAGTTCGTGCGCGTGTCCATCCACGAGGTGGTCAAGACCCTGGGCGAGGCCATGCTCCTGGTGTTTCTCGTGGTGTACCTCTTCCTGCAGAACTTCCGGGCCACGCTCATTCCCTTCCTGGCCGTGCCCGTGTCCATCGTGGGCGCGTTCGCGGGCATGTACGCCCTCGGATTCTCCATCAACACCCTGACGCTCTTCGGCATGGTGCTGGCCATCGGCATCGTGGTGGACGACGCCATCGTGGTGCTGGAGAACGTGGAGCGCATCATGCGCTCGGAGGGGTTGCGCGCGCCGCTGGCCACGGCCAGGGCCATGGAGGAGGTGACCGGGCCCATCATCGCCATCGTGCTGGTGCTGTGCTCGGTGTTCGTGCCCGTGGCCTTCATGGGCGGGCTGACGGGCGAACTGTACAAGCAGTTCGCCATCACCATCGCGGTGTCCGTGGTGATCTCCGGCATCGTGGCCCTGACCCTGACCCCGGCCCTGTGCTCGCTTTTGCTGCCCGACCTGCACCACGCCCCGCGCGGGTTCTTCAGGACCTTCAACGCAGGCTTTGAGAAGTTCACTGACGGCTACGTGGGCGGCGTGCGCTTCCTGCTCGGCAGGCCTGTGCTGGCAGTGGCCCTGTTCGCGGGATTGTGCGCGGTCTCGTGGGGGCTTTTCAAGCTGGTGCCCGGGGCCATGCTCCCCGACGAGGACCAGGGGTTCGTCATCGCGGCCACCATCCTGCCCGACGGCGCGTCGCTTGTGCGCAGCCGCGAAATCTGCGCCGTTCTGGACGACATGACCAGCAAGGACCCCACCGTGGCCGAGACCGCGACCTTCGCGGGCTACGACGCGCTCACCGGGGCCAACCGCTCCAACTACGGCACGTCGTTTATCACCTTGAAGCCCTGGGAACAGCGCCACGCGCCGGGCCAGAGCTCCTTTGACCTGGTCAAGCGCATCTTCGGCCTGGGCATGGGCATCCCAAGCGGCATGGTGCTGGCCTTCAACCCGCCGCCCATCACCGGCATGAGCACCACCGGCGGCTTCGAGGCCTACATCCAGAGCCGCGGCGAGGGCGACAGCAAGGCCCTGGCGGCCATGACCGAAAAGGTCATCGCGGCGGCGGGCAAGCGGCCGGAGCTGGCCCGGGTGTCCACGACCTTCGGGGCCAACGTGCCCCAGCTGCACGTGGAACTGGACCGCGACAAGGCCCTGGCCCAGGGCGTCGCCGTGGGCAGCGTGTTCGAGGTGATGCAGGCCACCTTCGGGGCCTATTACGTCAACGACTTCAACAAGTACGGCCGCACCTTCCGGGTGACGCTGCAGTCCGAGGCGGACTTCCGCGACCGGCCCGAGGCCCTGCGGGACGTGTTCGTGCGCACGGCCAAGGGCGAGATGATCCCCCTGCCGTCGCTGGTGAATGTCAGCCAGTCCAGCGGCCCCGAGGTGATGGAGCGCTTCAATGTGTTCCCGGCGGCCAAGCTCATGGGCTCGCCCGCGCCGGGCTTCAGCTCGGGCCAGGCCATGGCGGCCATGGAGGCCGTGGCGAAAGAGGTGCTGCCCGCCGAGTACAGCCTGGCCTGGTCCGGCTCCTCCTACCAGGAGAAGGCGGCCAGCGGCTCCTCGGCCCTGGTGTTCCTGCTCGGCATCATCATGGTGTTCCTCATCCTGGCGGCCCAGTACGAGCGCTGGACCCTGCCCCTGGCCGTGGTGCTGGCCGTGCCCTTCGCCGTGTTCGGGGCCATCCTGGCCACCTGGGCCCGGGGGCTCTCAAACGACATCTACTTCCAGGTGGCGTTGGTGACGCTCATCGGCCTTGCGGCCAAGAACGCCATCCTGATCGTGGAATTCGCGGTCTTGAGCTACAAGCAGGGACGCACCCTGGCCGAGGCGGCCATGGAGGCCGCGCGCCTGCGCTTCCGACCCATCATCATGACCTCGCTCGCGTTCGTTTTGGGCTGCGTTCCCCTCGCCCTGAGCTCGGGCGCGGGCGCCAACAGCAGGCACGCCATCGGAACGGGCGTGATCGGCGGGATGCTCGGAGCGACCTTCCTGGCTCCCCTGTTCATCCCGGTCTTCTTCAAGCTCATCATGAGCCTCGGAAACATCGGGCGCAAATGGCGCAAGGGGGACGAGTCATGA